A window from Salvia miltiorrhiza cultivar Shanhuang (shh) chromosome 2, IMPLAD_Smil_shh, whole genome shotgun sequence encodes these proteins:
- the LOC131010357 gene encoding glycerophosphodiester phosphodiesterase GDPD4 isoform X2 codes for MAALISRWDRQQRQLRVQRRSIFGLFSSRKKLFRFLLISLAIIAILPPLYFHFSLRRFRQMQLRKCSWMSSPPLVCAHGGDSTKAFPNTMDAYRIALSSQADCIEIDVSRSSDGLLLALHDRDLQRLSGNKSSKVGYLSMKEIADLGFKHHQSLEFSDVNIPTIEDALRLVSGSVKQVILDAKVGPPLYEKGLAKDILSVVGYIVMMDPSSGARMRVLRMRGAGVVGVYHPLIDEKLVKILHGRNKKVFAWTVDEEEWMQKMLLERVDAVVTSNPSLLQRVMQDRRKQCFEEGFSFSS; via the exons ATGGCAGCGCTGATCTCGCGATGGGATCGGCAACAGCGGCAGCTCCGCGTCCAAAGACGCAGCATTTTTGGTCTCTTTTCATCGAGGAAGAAACTCTTTAGGTTCCTACTAATTTCCCTCGCCATTATTGCAATTCTTCCCCCTCTCTACTTCCATTTCAGCCTCCGCCGCTTCCGCCAG ATGCAATTACGAAAGTGCAGTTGGATGTCGAGTCCACCTTTAGTGTGTGCTCATGGGGGTGACTCAACCAAGGCTTTTCCCAATACC ATGGATGCTTATCGCATTGCTTTAAGTTCTCAAGCAGATTGCATTGAGATTGATGTGTCTCGTTCTTCAGATGGATTATTGTTAGCTCTTCATGATAG GGATCTGCAGCGACTCTCTGGAAACAAATCTTCTAAAGTTGGTTATTTGAGCATGAAAGAG ATTGCAGATCTGGGTTTCAAACATCACCAGTCCCTGGAGTTCAGTGATGTAAATATTCCAACCATTGAAGATGCATTAAGG TTAGTTTCAGGTTCAGTTAAGCAGGTGATTCTCGATGCTAAAGTTGGACCTCCACTATACGAGAAAGGACTAGCGAAGGATATCCTTTCTGTT GTGGGGTACATCGTAATGATGGATCCATCAAGTGGAGCTAGGATGAGGGTGTTGAGGATGAGAGGCGCCGGCGTGGTTGGTGTTTACCACCCATTAATCGATGAGAAACTTGTGAAGATACTCCATGG GAGGAATAAGAAGGTTTTCGCGTGGACCGTTGATGAAGAGGAGTGGATGCAGAAGATGTTGTTGGAGCGTGTAGATGCAGTGGTAACGAGTAATCCTTCTCTGCTACAGCGAGTTATGCAAGATCGCAGGAAGCAATGCTTCGAGGAGGgcttttctttctcttcttag
- the LOC131010357 gene encoding glycerophosphodiester phosphodiesterase GDPD4 isoform X1: MAALISRWDRQQRQLRVQRRSIFGLFSSRKKLFRFLLISLAIIAILPPLYFHFSLRRFRQMQLRKCSWMSSPPLVCAHGGDSTKAFPNTMDAYRIALSSQADCIEIDVSRSSDGLLLALHDRDLQRLSGNKSSKVGYLSMKEIADLGFKHHQSLEFSDVNIPTIEDALRLVSGSVKQVILDAKVGPPLYEKGLAKDILSVVEKTNCKNCLVWAKSDSLARELIRLSNDTMVGYIVMMDPSSGARMRVLRMRGAGVVGVYHPLIDEKLVKILHGRNKKVFAWTVDEEEWMQKMLLERVDAVVTSNPSLLQRVMQDRRKQCFEEGFSFSS; the protein is encoded by the exons ATGGCAGCGCTGATCTCGCGATGGGATCGGCAACAGCGGCAGCTCCGCGTCCAAAGACGCAGCATTTTTGGTCTCTTTTCATCGAGGAAGAAACTCTTTAGGTTCCTACTAATTTCCCTCGCCATTATTGCAATTCTTCCCCCTCTCTACTTCCATTTCAGCCTCCGCCGCTTCCGCCAG ATGCAATTACGAAAGTGCAGTTGGATGTCGAGTCCACCTTTAGTGTGTGCTCATGGGGGTGACTCAACCAAGGCTTTTCCCAATACC ATGGATGCTTATCGCATTGCTTTAAGTTCTCAAGCAGATTGCATTGAGATTGATGTGTCTCGTTCTTCAGATGGATTATTGTTAGCTCTTCATGATAG GGATCTGCAGCGACTCTCTGGAAACAAATCTTCTAAAGTTGGTTATTTGAGCATGAAAGAG ATTGCAGATCTGGGTTTCAAACATCACCAGTCCCTGGAGTTCAGTGATGTAAATATTCCAACCATTGAAGATGCATTAAGG TTAGTTTCAGGTTCAGTTAAGCAGGTGATTCTCGATGCTAAAGTTGGACCTCCACTATACGAGAAAGGACTAGCGAAGGATATCCTTTCTGTT GTAGAAAAAACCAACTGCAAGAACTGCCTTGTCTGGGCAAAAAGTGACAGCCTAGCAAGGGAACTGATTAGATTATCCAACGATACAATG GTGGGGTACATCGTAATGATGGATCCATCAAGTGGAGCTAGGATGAGGGTGTTGAGGATGAGAGGCGCCGGCGTGGTTGGTGTTTACCACCCATTAATCGATGAGAAACTTGTGAAGATACTCCATGG GAGGAATAAGAAGGTTTTCGCGTGGACCGTTGATGAAGAGGAGTGGATGCAGAAGATGTTGTTGGAGCGTGTAGATGCAGTGGTAACGAGTAATCCTTCTCTGCTACAGCGAGTTATGCAAGATCGCAGGAAGCAATGCTTCGAGGAGGgcttttctttctcttcttag
- the LOC131010357 gene encoding glycerophosphodiester phosphodiesterase GDPD4 isoform X3 produces the protein MQLRKCSWMSSPPLVCAHGGDSTKAFPNTMDAYRIALSSQADCIEIDVSRSSDGLLLALHDRDLQRLSGNKSSKVGYLSMKEIADLGFKHHQSLEFSDVNIPTIEDALRLVSGSVKQVILDAKVGPPLYEKGLAKDILSVVEKTNCKNCLVWAKSDSLARELIRLSNDTMVGYIVMMDPSSGARMRVLRMRGAGVVGVYHPLIDEKLVKILHGRNKKVFAWTVDEEEWMQKMLLERVDAVVTSNPSLLQRVMQDRRKQCFEEGFSFSS, from the exons ATGCAATTACGAAAGTGCAGTTGGATGTCGAGTCCACCTTTAGTGTGTGCTCATGGGGGTGACTCAACCAAGGCTTTTCCCAATACC ATGGATGCTTATCGCATTGCTTTAAGTTCTCAAGCAGATTGCATTGAGATTGATGTGTCTCGTTCTTCAGATGGATTATTGTTAGCTCTTCATGATAG GGATCTGCAGCGACTCTCTGGAAACAAATCTTCTAAAGTTGGTTATTTGAGCATGAAAGAG ATTGCAGATCTGGGTTTCAAACATCACCAGTCCCTGGAGTTCAGTGATGTAAATATTCCAACCATTGAAGATGCATTAAGG TTAGTTTCAGGTTCAGTTAAGCAGGTGATTCTCGATGCTAAAGTTGGACCTCCACTATACGAGAAAGGACTAGCGAAGGATATCCTTTCTGTT GTAGAAAAAACCAACTGCAAGAACTGCCTTGTCTGGGCAAAAAGTGACAGCCTAGCAAGGGAACTGATTAGATTATCCAACGATACAATG GTGGGGTACATCGTAATGATGGATCCATCAAGTGGAGCTAGGATGAGGGTGTTGAGGATGAGAGGCGCCGGCGTGGTTGGTGTTTACCACCCATTAATCGATGAGAAACTTGTGAAGATACTCCATGG GAGGAATAAGAAGGTTTTCGCGTGGACCGTTGATGAAGAGGAGTGGATGCAGAAGATGTTGTTGGAGCGTGTAGATGCAGTGGTAACGAGTAATCCTTCTCTGCTACAGCGAGTTATGCAAGATCGCAGGAAGCAATGCTTCGAGGAGGgcttttctttctcttcttag
- the LOC131010373 gene encoding uncharacterized protein LOC131010373: protein MAKRFGFGFLVSWFRKKIVDPLHQILRRGAEPKQLSFSAALGITLGLFPICGVTVFLCGLAIAVLGSHCHAPTVMLTNFIATPIELSLMIPFLRFGEFITGGPHFALTSDALKKVVTGKASWEVLQSIFHALLGWLVAAPFIFGGLYVLCLPCFKMLVYRFAVVPSSPKKPITSISSPRKSPNSPSEVRLKVRDV, encoded by the exons ATGGCGAAACGCTTTGGATTTGGATTTTTGGTCTCATGGTTCCGTAAAAAAATTGTGGACCCTCTTCACCAAATCCTTCGCCG GGGAGCCGAGCCCAAGCAGCTGTCATTCTCCGCTGCGCTCGGAATCACCTTAGGACTCTTTCCCATCTGTG GGGTTACTGTGTTTTTATGCGGGTTAGCTATTGCGGTACTTGGATCCCATTGTCATGCTCCAACTGTAATGCTGACTAACTTTATTGCTACTCCGATTGAGTTGAG TCTGATGATTCCATTTCTACGATTTGGTGAATTCATTACTGGTGGACCTCATTTTGCTTTAACTTCTGATGCTCTTAAGAAAGTGGTCACCGGAAAAGCTTCATGGGAAGTCCTGCAGAGCATTTTCCACGCG TTGCTGGGATGGCTTGTTGCTGCACCATTTATTTTTGGAGGCCTCTACGTGTTGTGCTTGCCATGTTTCAAGATGTTGGTTTATAGGTTTGCGGTTGTTCCTTCAAGCCCGAAAAAGCCAATCACCTCGATTTCGAGCCCGAGAAAGTCTCCCAACTCCCCCAGTGAAGTCAGGCTAAAGGTCAGGGATGTATGA
- the LOC131010379 gene encoding RING-H2 finger protein ATL58-like yields the protein MSKNRNSEREIGSSSNGSSSCCSNASSQLKIYQTFIFSVPIFFTFILLFLFYWFYLRRRRADWSSLRMRANNSVLIGDDISRCELGLKKELREMLPIIVFNHSFSVKDTLCSVCLGEYLAEDKLQQIPSCGHTFHMDCIDLWLTIHTTCPLCRHSLLAPTLHQQTQTNQDPQTSDPPSETDEGLVAIARDQHDDPEAQTQRGVMETVK from the exons ATGTCGAAAAATAGGAATTCAGAGCGAGAAATAGGTAGCAGCAGCAATGGTAGCAGCAGTTGTTGCTCGAATGCATCTTCTCAGCTGAAAATCTACCAAACATTCATATTCTCAGTCCCAATTTTCTTCACATTTATACTTCTCTTCTTGTTTTATTGGTTCTATCTCCGGCGGCGACGGGCGGACTGGTCTTCTCTCAGAATGAGGGCTAATAATTCCGTTCTAATCGGCGATGATATCTCCAgg TGTGAGCTTGGGCTAAAGAAGGAGCTGAGGGAGATGCTGCCTATTATCGTCTTCAATCACAGCTTTTCTGTCAAAGACACACT ATGCTCAGTGTGCCTGGGGGAGTACCTAGCGGAGGATAAACTACAGCAGATACCAAGCTGCGGGCACACGTTTCACATGGACTGCATCGACCTCTGGCTAACCATACACACCACTTGTCCACTCTGCCGCCACTCTCTTCTTGCTCCCACTCTTCACCAACAGACTCAGACTAATCAGGATCCTCAAACCAGTGATCCGCCTTCAGAGACAGATGAAGGCCTTGTTGCCATCGCAAGGGATCAACATGATGACCCAGAAGCTCAAACCCAAAGGGGTGTCATGGAGACTGTCAAATGA
- the LOC131009755 gene encoding phytolongin Phyl1.1-like encodes MSVATAANPANICAMDRVSYCCVWKEGRVIYKYSVGNHEIDNMAALCLESIPPYHRSYSQTIASYTFSFLIDDAFVYFAILRRHSLTNSHLLAFLQSLRDEFTNIATPKTLDDHFAPVVRRLVASLEAATATPWPAMNGAAAEAGTSTKAPLLARPCKQDKKKKIKDDAAVARDIETPEHRRSTDSDASSRIKSSTQNLRDKWCRQVRIVLAIDAAVCLLLLVIWLVICHGIECIR; translated from the coding sequence ATGTCTGTGGCGACAGCCGCAAATCCGGCCAACATCTGTGCAATGGATAGGGTTTCCTACTGCTGCGTATGGAAGGAGGGGCGCGTTATCTACAAATACAGCGTCGGCAACCACGAGATCGACAACATGGCCGCCTTGTGCTTGGAATCCATCCCTCCTTACCACAGATCCTACTCCCAAACCATTGCTTCTTACACTTTCTCCTTCTTAATCGACGACGCCTTCGTCTACTTCGCTATTCTGCGCCGCCACTCTCTCACCAACTCCCATCTCCTTGCCTTCCTTCAAAGCTTGAGGGATGAATTCACCAATATTGCCACTCCTAAGACTCTCGACGACCACTTTGCGCCCGTCGTCCGTCGCCTGGTGGCTTCCTTAGAGGCCGCAACTGCCACGCCGTGGCCGGCCATGAATGGGGCCGCCGCAGAAGCTGGTACTTCCACCAAAGCCCCTCTCCTAGCAAGGCCTTGCAAACAagacaagaagaagaagatcaaGGATGATGCGGCTGTTGCCAGGGATATTGAGACGCCGGAGCACAGGCGATCCACGGACTCCGACGCGTCTTCGAGGATCAAGTCCAGCACCCAGAATCTGAGAGACAAGTGGTGCCGCCAAGTGAGGATTGTTCTTGCCATCGATGCTGCAGTCTGCCTTCTTCTACTTGTAATTTGGTTAGTTATATGCCATGGTATAGAGTGCATtcgttga
- the LOC131010369 gene encoding single-stranded DNA-binding protein WHY2, mitochondrial yields MLKLSKLLLHSSRASKSMLGVAANDFKLFSGIATRAWMSTATAKFEPSAKIFAPYSIYKGKAALSADPLLPKFTKLETGDYRVERRGVIMLTFWPAIGERKYDWEKRQKFALSATEVGSLINLGPKDSCEFFHDPSMLSSNAGQVRKSLSIKAHADGSGYFVSLSVVSNVHNTNDRFVVPVTGAEFAVMRTAFSFALPHIMGWDKLVVKVPFSGNGESSGSARVVPQAQTSEWDR; encoded by the exons ATGTTGAAGCTGTCGAAGCTGCTCCTGCACTCCTCAAG GGCTTCGAAGAGTATGCTTGGTGTAGCTGCTAATGACTTCAAATTATTTAGTGGCATTGCCACCCGGGCGTGGATGTCTACTGCTACAGCAAAATTTGAGCCTAGCG CTAAAATATTTGCACCTTATTCAATTTACAAGGGTAAAGCTGCACTATCTGCTGATCCTCTTCTACCCAAGTTCACTAAATTAGAA ACTGGAGATTACAGAGTTGAACGTCGTGGCGTCATCATGTTGACATTTTGGCCCGCTATTGGTGAGCGTAAATATGATTGGGAGAAAAGGCAG AAATTTGCTCTGTCCGCAACAGAAGTTGGATCCCTGATCAATTTGGGTCCAAAGGATTCATGTGAATTCTTCCATGACCCATCAATGCTATCAAG TAATGCAGGTCAAGTTAGAAAGAGTCTTTCAATTAAAGCACATGCTGATGGTAGTGGTTACTTTGTTTCTCTGA GTGTTGTCAGCAATGTCCACAACACAAATGACCGGTTTGTTGTTCCTGTCACTGGTGCTGAGTTTGCAGTGATGCGGACTGCTTTCTCT TTTGCCTTGCCGCACATCATGGGTTGGGATAAACTTGTGGTGAAGGTCCCTTTTAGCGGTAATGGTGAATCTTCAGGTTCAGCTAGGGTGGTTCCTCAAGCCCAGACCTCTGAGTGGGATAGATAG
- the LOC131010340 gene encoding uncharacterized protein LOC131010340 isoform X1 gives MTAAANIAGQFGDTTYTKVFVGGLAWETQKDTMKKYFEQFGEILEAVVITDKTTGRSKGYGFVTFREPDAAMRACVDAAPVIDGRRANCNLASLGVQRSKPSTPKHGGGGRNIRVMGGFHQGGFQGAATAGGVSAAAAAAAFASAATFPHYSIQQGIPYNLYGFSPYSAEYAYPTSYYGVYGGASAQYPLYGSGSSGLVSGAAAAAAAAAYYPYLNLSDGSGGATGYSGNQGYGVQYPHHLFQYSTMNSTGIYPPHYGTPVSLAPPTPLQSGLCILLSNLVLKYDGVDECTNIFDSLLCCAAGVTVSLHAPPIPHR, from the exons ATGACGGCGGCAGCAAACATCGCCGGACAGTTCGGAGACACCACGTACACCAAGGTGTTTGTTGGCGGGCTGGCGTGGGAGACGCAGAAGGATACCATGAAGAAGTACTTCGAGCAGTTCGGCGAAATATTGGAGGCCGTCGTCATCACCGACAAGACCACCGGAAGATCCAAGGGCTACGGATTT GTAACTTTCCGGGAACCAGATGCGGCAATGAGAGCATGTGTTGATGCAGCTCCAGTCATTGATGGGAGGAGGGCTAACTGCAATCTTGCTTCATTGGGCGTTCAAAGATCTAAGCCCTCTACTCCTAAGCATG GTGGAGGAGGGAGGAACATAAGGGTGATGGGGGGTTTTCATCAGGGAGGATTTCAGGGGGCGGCGACAGCAGGTGGAGTGAGCGCTGCGGCGGCAGCGGCTGCCTTCGCTTCCGCTGCAACCTTCCCTCATTATTCCATTCAACAAGGCATTCCTTACAATCTGTATGG GTTCTCTCCATACTCGGCTGAATATGCTTACCCCACG AGCTACTACGGTGTGTATGGAGGAGCAAGCGCACAGTATCCACTGTATGGATCTGGGAGCAGCGGGCTTGTCTCAGGAGCGgcggcggctgctgctgctgctgcttacTACCCTTATCTGAACTTGAGCGATGGGAGCGGAGGAGCAACGGGGTATTCGGGCAACCAGGGCTACGGCGTTCAGTATCCCCACCACCTCTTCCAGTATTCAACGATGAACTCAACTGGTATTTACCCGCCACATTATGGCACACCTGTATCCCTGGCGCCACCAACTCCACTTCAATCAGGTTTGTGCATTTTGTTGAGTAATTTGGTGTTGAAATATGATGGTGTTGATGAGTGTACTAATATCTTTGACAGTCTGCTTTGCTGTGCCGCAGGCGTGACCGTGAGTCTGCACGCACCACCAATACCTCATCGTTGA
- the LOC131010340 gene encoding uncharacterized protein LOC131010340 isoform X2 — protein sequence MTAAANIAGQFGDTTYTKVFVGGLAWETQKDTMKKYFEQFGEILEAVVITDKTTGRSKGYGFVTFREPDAAMRACVDAAPVIDGRRANCNLASLGVQRSKPSTPKHGGGGRNIRVMGGFHQGGFQGAATAGGVSAAAAAAAFASAATFPHYSIQQGIPYNLYGFSPYSAEYAYPTSYYGVYGGASAQYPLYGSGSSGLVSGAAAAAAAAAYYPYLNLSDGSGGATGYSGNQGYGVQYPHHLFQYSTMNSTGIYPPHYGTPVSLAPPTPLQSGVTVSLHAPPIPHR from the exons ATGACGGCGGCAGCAAACATCGCCGGACAGTTCGGAGACACCACGTACACCAAGGTGTTTGTTGGCGGGCTGGCGTGGGAGACGCAGAAGGATACCATGAAGAAGTACTTCGAGCAGTTCGGCGAAATATTGGAGGCCGTCGTCATCACCGACAAGACCACCGGAAGATCCAAGGGCTACGGATTT GTAACTTTCCGGGAACCAGATGCGGCAATGAGAGCATGTGTTGATGCAGCTCCAGTCATTGATGGGAGGAGGGCTAACTGCAATCTTGCTTCATTGGGCGTTCAAAGATCTAAGCCCTCTACTCCTAAGCATG GTGGAGGAGGGAGGAACATAAGGGTGATGGGGGGTTTTCATCAGGGAGGATTTCAGGGGGCGGCGACAGCAGGTGGAGTGAGCGCTGCGGCGGCAGCGGCTGCCTTCGCTTCCGCTGCAACCTTCCCTCATTATTCCATTCAACAAGGCATTCCTTACAATCTGTATGG GTTCTCTCCATACTCGGCTGAATATGCTTACCCCACG AGCTACTACGGTGTGTATGGAGGAGCAAGCGCACAGTATCCACTGTATGGATCTGGGAGCAGCGGGCTTGTCTCAGGAGCGgcggcggctgctgctgctgctgcttacTACCCTTATCTGAACTTGAGCGATGGGAGCGGAGGAGCAACGGGGTATTCGGGCAACCAGGGCTACGGCGTTCAGTATCCCCACCACCTCTTCCAGTATTCAACGATGAACTCAACTGGTATTTACCCGCCACATTATGGCACACCTGTATCCCTGGCGCCACCAACTCCACTTCAATCAG GCGTGACCGTGAGTCTGCACGCACCACCAATACCTCATCGTTGA
- the LOC131010340 gene encoding uncharacterized protein LOC131010340 isoform X3, with amino-acid sequence MTAAANIAGQFGDTTYTKVFVGGLAWETQKDTMKKYFEQFGEILEAVVITDKTTGRSKGYGFVTFREPDAAMRACVDAAPVIDGRRANCNLASLGVQRSKPSTPKHGGGGRNIRVMGGFHQGGFQGAATAGGVSAAAAAAAFASAATFPHYSIQQGIPYNLYGFSPYSAEYAYPTSYYGVYGGASAQYPLYGSGSSGLVSGAAAAAAAAAYYPYLNLSDGSGGATGYSGNQGYGVQYPHHLFQYSTMNSTGIYPPHYGTPVSLAPPTPLQSVCFAVPQA; translated from the exons ATGACGGCGGCAGCAAACATCGCCGGACAGTTCGGAGACACCACGTACACCAAGGTGTTTGTTGGCGGGCTGGCGTGGGAGACGCAGAAGGATACCATGAAGAAGTACTTCGAGCAGTTCGGCGAAATATTGGAGGCCGTCGTCATCACCGACAAGACCACCGGAAGATCCAAGGGCTACGGATTT GTAACTTTCCGGGAACCAGATGCGGCAATGAGAGCATGTGTTGATGCAGCTCCAGTCATTGATGGGAGGAGGGCTAACTGCAATCTTGCTTCATTGGGCGTTCAAAGATCTAAGCCCTCTACTCCTAAGCATG GTGGAGGAGGGAGGAACATAAGGGTGATGGGGGGTTTTCATCAGGGAGGATTTCAGGGGGCGGCGACAGCAGGTGGAGTGAGCGCTGCGGCGGCAGCGGCTGCCTTCGCTTCCGCTGCAACCTTCCCTCATTATTCCATTCAACAAGGCATTCCTTACAATCTGTATGG GTTCTCTCCATACTCGGCTGAATATGCTTACCCCACG AGCTACTACGGTGTGTATGGAGGAGCAAGCGCACAGTATCCACTGTATGGATCTGGGAGCAGCGGGCTTGTCTCAGGAGCGgcggcggctgctgctgctgctgcttacTACCCTTATCTGAACTTGAGCGATGGGAGCGGAGGAGCAACGGGGTATTCGGGCAACCAGGGCTACGGCGTTCAGTATCCCCACCACCTCTTCCAGTATTCAACGATGAACTCAACTGGTATTTACCCGCCACATTATGGCACACCTGTATCCCTGGCGCCACCAACTCCACTTCAATCAG TCTGCTTTGCTGTGCCGCAGGCGTGA